One stretch of Janibacter limosus DNA includes these proteins:
- a CDS encoding DAK2 domain-containing protein, whose translation MLEVLDAESVRRWVVVTRAALAARRAEIDALNVYPVPDGDTGTNMYLTLDQALDTARTEQERAGTFGVVPLPVESAALSRAALMSARGNSGVILSQMIRGVSEVVTAGNLEVVDADAVVRMVQQGAMRARESVVRPQEGTILSVADATALEVARVRSEGGTLGDLTRAGVEAARTALGRTPEQLQVLADAGVVDAGGAGYLLFVEALDQVVHELGTPSRFAVDEFTLNPSLERRADWSRDRAEGAAAQVHEGPAHEVMYLLHDVSEGGVASLRLRLDEIGDSVVVSTAEDVCHVHVHTDDIGAALEAGLEHGAPKRVAVALLEILAPRLRSGVSIVACAAGRGIAAVLEESGAITVASGPGHRASAGEILAAVRTTGSQDVILLPNDRDTRMAADAAAHAAEQEGQSVHVITSSTAVQGLAALAVFDPGASTQHNVLAMTHTAAATRHGAVTIAVKAGLTSGGLCEVGDVLGVVSGDITIVGSDTEQVTFEVLDGIVSTGTELVTLVVGEGAPDGLVEAITARIESRRSGIEVEVIDGGQRHYLLLLGAE comes from the coding sequence CGCTCAACGTCTACCCCGTCCCCGACGGCGACACCGGCACCAACATGTACCTCACGCTCGACCAGGCCCTCGACACCGCTCGCACCGAGCAGGAGCGCGCGGGGACCTTCGGTGTGGTGCCGCTGCCGGTCGAGTCGGCCGCCCTCTCGCGAGCGGCCCTGATGTCTGCCCGCGGCAACTCCGGCGTCATCCTCAGCCAGATGATCCGCGGCGTCAGCGAGGTGGTGACGGCCGGCAACCTCGAGGTCGTCGACGCCGACGCGGTCGTCCGCATGGTGCAGCAGGGCGCCATGCGTGCCCGCGAGAGCGTCGTGCGACCGCAGGAGGGCACCATCCTCAGCGTCGCCGACGCCACCGCCCTCGAGGTCGCTCGGGTGCGGTCCGAGGGTGGCACCCTCGGTGACCTGACCAGGGCCGGTGTCGAGGCTGCGCGCACCGCCCTGGGCCGCACCCCCGAGCAGCTGCAGGTCCTCGCCGACGCGGGCGTCGTCGATGCGGGGGGCGCCGGGTACCTGCTCTTCGTCGAGGCCCTCGACCAGGTCGTCCACGAGCTCGGGACACCCTCCCGGTTTGCCGTCGACGAGTTCACCCTCAACCCCTCCCTCGAGCGGCGGGCCGACTGGTCACGCGATCGCGCCGAGGGCGCTGCCGCGCAGGTCCACGAGGGGCCGGCCCACGAGGTCATGTACCTGCTGCACGACGTGAGCGAAGGGGGTGTGGCCAGCCTGCGTCTGCGTCTCGACGAGATCGGGGACAGCGTCGTCGTGTCCACCGCCGAGGACGTGTGCCACGTCCACGTCCACACCGACGACATCGGTGCTGCCCTCGAGGCAGGGCTCGAGCACGGGGCGCCGAAGCGCGTCGCCGTCGCCCTGCTCGAGATCCTCGCCCCGCGCCTGCGCAGCGGGGTCAGCATCGTCGCCTGCGCGGCGGGCCGGGGCATCGCCGCGGTCCTCGAGGAGTCCGGCGCGATCACCGTGGCGTCGGGGCCGGGTCACCGGGCCTCGGCCGGTGAGATCCTCGCCGCGGTGCGGACGACGGGCAGCCAGGACGTCATCCTCCTGCCCAACGACCGCGACACCAGGATGGCCGCTGACGCCGCCGCCCACGCCGCCGAGCAGGAGGGTCAGTCGGTGCACGTCATCACCTCCAGCACGGCAGTCCAGGGGCTGGCCGCCCTGGCGGTCTTCGACCCGGGTGCCTCCACGCAGCACAACGTCCTGGCCATGACGCACACGGCGGCGGCCACCCGGCACGGGGCGGTCACCATCGCCGTCAAGGCGGGTCTGACCAGTGGTGGCCTCTGCGAGGTCGGTGACGTCCTGGGCGTCGTCAGCGGAGACATCACCATCGTCGGGTCCGACACCGAGCAGGTCACCTTCGAGGTCCTCGACGGCATCGTCTCCACCGGCACCGAGCTCGTCACCCTCGTCGTCGGCGAGGGCGCACCCGACGGGCTGGTCGAGGCGATCACCGCACGGATCGAGTCGCGTCGCTCCGGCATCGAGGTCGAGGTCATCGACGGCGGGCAGCGGCACTACCTGCTGCTCCTCGGGGCGGAGTAG